GCTCACGTACTGGAAGTACGCTCTGCGCGCAAAAGTGACTGAGGCCTTGCTGGACGGACTTTTTTGAACCGCCCCGAGACCTCTAATATGCAACGTGCCTGTGGGTCAATATGCCCTTGGAAATTGGTTTTATTCAACACTCCTTTAAAGGATACATATGCGGGGACTTGTTCTTCATCAGAAGCTTCAACTTCAACACGACCTACCCCTTCCCCCGCGTCCACATGGTGAAGCCAGGATCAGGGTCATCCAAGCTGGAATCTGCTCGACCGATCTTCAGCTACTCAAAGGGTATATGGCCTTTCAAGGTGTCTTGGGGCATGAATTTGTTGGGATAGTCGATGAGGCCCCCGATACAGAATTGATTGGAAAACGGGTCGTCGGAGAGATCAATGCCGCCTGTCGCAATTGTGAAACCTGTGCCAACGGCCATCCCACGCATTGCCCTCATCGCACCACATTAGGCATCCAGGGTCGGGATGGGGCCTTTGCGGATTATCTTATTCTGCCGGTTGAAAACCTTTATGTCGTGCCTGACTCCATTTCCGATGATCAGGCCGTCTTTATTGAACCCTTAGCCGCCGCCTGTGAGATACCCCAATTAGTCTCTATCAAACCAACCGATCGGGTGGTCGTCATCGGAGATGGAAAGTTGGGGATACTGTGCGCACAAATTCTTGTGCTTTCAGGATGTGCCGTGACCCTATTGGGTCGTCATTCGGACCACAACACCTGGCTCACCCACATCGGCATTAAGGTAACCTCGCACCCGGCTGATATTTCTCCAGGCGCAGATATCATTGTGGAAGCCACCGGAAGCCCCGACGGGTTTTCCGCGGCCATGCAATTAATTCGACCTAGAGGTACACTTGTGCTCAAATCCACGTATCATGGGAACCTGTCATTAGATATGGCGGCTTTGGTCATTCAGGAAATATCCTTAATTGGATCTCGTTGCGGCCCTTTCCCTCCGGCCATCCGCCTATTAGAATCGAACCACGTCCGGGTTGACCCCCTTATCCATGCTCGCTATGCACTCCTGGATGGCGTTCTGGCCATGGAAAAAGCCGCACAGAGTGGGGTACGAAAAGTCCTGTTGCAAATGACCTGAATCGTGGCTAGTTGGCAAAAATTTTTTTTATGTATCCCATGCTGGTTGAATGGTTCAGCCTTTGGTATGTATGATGAGGCTATAATTCGCCGAGCTGGCGTAGCTCAATCGGTAGAGCAGCGGTTTTGTAAACCGCAGGTCGGAGGTTCAATTCCTCTCGCCAGCTCCATACAACTCATGGGACTTGCCCCGTTTAGGCAGGCACGCCAACATCTAACTACCAAGAAAGACTTCACAGATTGTTTTTTTTAAATTGAATTGTTCTCTCCAGCCCTTCCAACCGTGTTCACCCCCTGATCTATGTTGGCCAAAGCATTCTCATACCACAGGAGTCATTTCTCACCTTCTAGGCGTTGAACGTCATGATGCAAGGCCTCATGATCTTCAAAAAGTTTACGGGTTCATCCGTTTGTCCAAATACACTCCACCAGCCCTTGTATAATTGTTATTGAATTTTACATTAAGAAAAACTGCTTTTGTTCAGGGAGTTATCTGTTAAAATAACTTGACATGACGATAGTGATCTCGCAAGCAATTGTGGGGGCTCATTCCCTCATGATGGGAGAAATGCCATATCCCCTAACAAGACGAACAGTCACAGAATAATGAGGAATATTGCCAACAGGTTACTCATTTCCTCTCGCATGTGCATGCTCAGATCGCGCACCCAATGAACGACGATAACCAAACAACCCTGCCCGCGGAAAAATCTTCCCCCGCACCCCTGGCTGATCACACAAAGCCTGAAAGCCTTCGACGACAATCGGTTGCTGGTAAACCCTCGTCTAAGCCGCGAACACCCAACCTGATTTCGGGGGAATCTTCACATGCAGAAACCGTCTCCATGCTGAAAAAACAGTACCAGCTTGCGGAGCGACAGAAACGATGGATGAAACGAGCAGGGCTCATGGCGGTCTTCATTATTATTTTGGGAGGATTAGGCACTTGGTTGGCAGAGGAGAATAAGGCATTTAAAATGGCCATCCTGAGAGTCGTCGCTCCGGTAGTGAGCATCCATCTGGATCCCGAAATGGTTTCAATTCCTGCCGGGACCTTTCAACAGGGAGATAGCTGGGAAGAGAGTACGTCAAGCGAACTCCCGCTACGAGAAGTCCATATCAACAAATTTGCTTTAGGGCGATTTGAGGTCACCTTCGAGGAATATGACCGGTTCGCCATATCGACAGGTCGGCCGCTTCCGGGAGATGAGGGATGGGGACGTGAAAGGCATCCGGTCATCAATGTCTCCTGGAAAGATGCCGCCGACTATGCAACGTGGTTATCACAAAAAACCGGTTATCGCTATCGACTTCCCACAGAGTCTGAGTGGGAATATGCAGCCAGAAATATGGGAAAAGGCGAAATTTGGGCGGGAACCTCAGAACAGGAACAGCTTTCGACATATGCCTGGTTCAACACAAACAGCAATGGAAGAACTCAACCAGTTGGAACCCAACAACCCAATGGCCTCGGCCTGCATGACCTGAGCGGAAATGTATGGGAGTGGGTCCAGGATTGCTGGCACGACGATTATCAGCATGCCCCAACAAATGGGGCGGCCTGGCTAGAGGCGAATGACGGGATGTGCGGAACACGGGTGAGGCGAGGTGGTGGCTGGACTAACGCTCCGATGTCTTTGCGTTCTTCATTTCGTAATGGGTACAGCGCCGACTCACGGAGCATACAGATTGGTTTTCGTCTCGCGCAGGACATCAAATAGTATAGCTATCTTCAGCTTGTCTTTTCCCTCTTTCACCTTCATTTTTCCCTAA
Above is a window of Candidatus Nitrospira neomarina DNA encoding:
- a CDS encoding MDR/zinc-dependent alcohol dehydrogenase-like family protein → MRGLVLHQKLQLQHDLPLPPRPHGEARIRVIQAGICSTDLQLLKGYMAFQGVLGHEFVGIVDEAPDTELIGKRVVGEINAACRNCETCANGHPTHCPHRTTLGIQGRDGAFADYLILPVENLYVVPDSISDDQAVFIEPLAAACEIPQLVSIKPTDRVVVIGDGKLGILCAQILVLSGCAVTLLGRHSDHNTWLTHIGIKVTSHPADISPGADIIVEATGSPDGFSAAMQLIRPRGTLVLKSTYHGNLSLDMAALVIQEISLIGSRCGPFPPAIRLLESNHVRVDPLIHARYALLDGVLAMEKAAQSGVRKVLLQMT
- a CDS encoding formylglycine-generating enzyme family protein; this translates as MNDDNQTTLPAEKSSPAPLADHTKPESLRRQSVAGKPSSKPRTPNLISGESSHAETVSMLKKQYQLAERQKRWMKRAGLMAVFIIILGGLGTWLAEENKAFKMAILRVVAPVVSIHLDPEMVSIPAGTFQQGDSWEESTSSELPLREVHINKFALGRFEVTFEEYDRFAISTGRPLPGDEGWGRERHPVINVSWKDAADYATWLSQKTGYRYRLPTESEWEYAARNMGKGEIWAGTSEQEQLSTYAWFNTNSNGRTQPVGTQQPNGLGLHDLSGNVWEWVQDCWHDDYQHAPTNGAAWLEANDGMCGTRVRRGGGWTNAPMSLRSSFRNGYSADSRSIQIGFRLAQDIK